The Gemmatimonas sp. genomic sequence CGCGGCAGGACGTTGCGCGCGTTACCGGTGGTGAGCACCACGGCCCCCCGCACGTTGAGGGCGCGGAACGCCGAGTCGCTGCCGGTGCCCACGTCCACGAGCGGGGCGGTGATGCCGCTGTCGGCGGTGGACGCCGAGTTGATGGCAATCATGTTGAGATTGCCGGCGAGCGTCTGCAGCGGGCCAGTGCGTCCCGCGATGGTCAGGCGCGCGTCGTGCGGTGTCCATGCGTCGCCGGCCATGGGGCGCGACTCGATGCGATACACCAGCCGCGTGCCCGGCGCGGCCGTGGCTTCGTCAACGTAGCCGGCGGCGCGCAGCAGCGACGCCACCGAATCGATGGCCAAGTCGAAGCCCTCGTTCCCCGGGAGGCGGAAACGGCGCTGCACGTAGTCCACGGTGGTGTAGGCGCGCGACCCACTGATGCCGCGGTGCACCGCCTCGGTGATGCGCGCAAAGGCGGCCGGTATGGCACCCTTCTGCGCCCGGAGTGCCGCGTGCGGCACGCCGAGCAGGGTGCCCAGCACGGGAACAACGAGCCGGAGCGGGACCACGGACCGTACGCCGCGCAGACGCGGCGTCACGGCTTGGGCGCGGAGGCGGGCTTGGCGGGCATGCGCCAGTCGTTGCGCAACCAGTCCACGACCATGGCGATCTCCCGGTCGGAGAGACTCTTCTCCTTGCCGAACGACGGCATGCGGTCGTTGTCGCGACCGAAGAAGCGCGGGTGCTCCGGGTCGTTGATGAAGGCGATCATGTACTCGCGTGACCCCCAGCCGGTGAGCTCGGGGCTGTCAGTCCCGACGTCCTCGAACCGGTGGCAGGAGGCGCAGCCGTAATCGGTGTTGCGCAGGAACTCCCGGCCGGCGGCAATGCGCGCGCTGTCGCGCTGGTCGATGGCGCGCTGCCCGGGGAGTTGGGCCTGCGCCGAGAGCGCAAACACCACGTTCTGGCGGGTCAGCTTCTCCTCGGCGGTCTCGGGTTGGTGATCACCCAGCCATCCCACCATGTCCCCTTCGGCGTGGTAGGTGCCGCCCCAGTACTTCTTCGAGAGGATGGTGTCAGCGTGCAGGAAGCCGCTCAGCCAGCGGCGTGAGGCGAAGTCCTTGAGGTCGGAGGCGGAGATGGAGTCGGCCGGCAGCGGGTAGCCCATGCCGTCGTGCCCGTCGAAGCGATGACAGGAGGCACAGTTGCGGGAGAAGATGCGCGGACCCTGCGTGTACGGATCATCGCGCATGACCGAGAGCGCGCCGGTGATGGGGATGCCGGCACTCGCGAGTTGCACGGCGCGTTCCGCATCGCGTGTCGCCACACGGCGCGACACCTGGTAGTCGCTGTCGGCGCGGTCGGCGGTGATGGCCTGCACGGTGAGTAGGCCGGCGCCGGCGAGCAGTACGCCCAGCACCCCCACGTTGAAGCGATGCCCCAGGCGCCACCGTCCGAGGAAGGGCATGGCCACGATGAGCAGCAGCACCAACGTGGGGAGGATGATGGCGCCGATGATTTCCGTCTTCCCCGGGAAGTACTTGAGAAACTGGAAGAGGAAGAGGAAGTACCACTCGGGGCGTGCTGCCGCGAACTGCTCGGCCGGGTCGGCGGGGGCGCCCAGCGGGGCGCCATGTTCGCGCACCGCAAACCACAGCACGGCGGCGAACACGGCGAGACAGGCAACGGCATCGCGCAGCACCTGCTCGGGCCAGAAGCCTTCGTCGGGCTTGCGAATGGGTTGCTTGGGGGTGAGGCCGTGGCGCCGGAAGAGATAGACGTGCCCCACGATGAGCAGTCCGATCGTGAGCGGCACGAGGCCGGCGTGCAACGCGAAGAAGCGCGTGAGCGTGTGATGCCCATAGCTGGCGCCGCCCACCAGTACGGTTTGCAGCGCGGGGCCAATACCGGGACTCATCCCGACGAGGTTGGTGGAGACGGCGGTGGACCAGTAGCCGTTCTGGTCCCACGGCAGCAGGTAGCCGGTGAGCGACAGCGCCAGCACGAGCAGCAGCAGCGCCACGCCGAACCAGAAGTTCACCTCGCGCGGGGCCTTGTAGGCGCCGTCGATGACCACCTGCATGAGGTGCAGCACCAGCAGGGCGGTCATCGCCTGCGCGGCAAAGTGATGGATGCCGCGCAGCAGCCAGCCGCCCCACATCTGGTGCTGAATCCAGTACACGCTTTCCCACGCCGTCTGCGAACTGGGACTGTAGGACATCCACAGGATCAACCCGGTGATGACCTGCACCGCGAAGAAGAAGGTGAGGGTGCTCCCCCAGACGTAGCGCCAGCGGGCGCCGCCGGGGACGTTCTCGAAGAGCGCCTCGTGCAGCAGTCCCTTGTAGCCGGTCCGGTGATCGAGCCAGTCGCGGAGTCCGCTCATCAGACGGCAACCCGTTCGGGCGAACCCTTCCGGAAGTTCTGGAACTTCACCCAGACTTCACCGTTCCGGACCACCGCTTCCAAGGGGTCCATGCCGCGCGGGCTCGGGCTCTTGGGGTCGGCGATGCTGCCGTCGAGCGCGAAGCTGCTCTT encodes the following:
- a CDS encoding cytochrome b N-terminal domain-containing protein, with protein sequence MSGLRDWLDHRTGYKGLLHEALFENVPGGARWRYVWGSTLTFFFAVQVITGLILWMSYSPSSQTAWESVYWIQHQMWGGWLLRGIHHFAAQAMTALLVLHLMQVVIDGAYKAPREVNFWFGVALLLLVLALSLTGYLLPWDQNGYWSTAVSTNLVGMSPGIGPALQTVLVGGASYGHHTLTRFFALHAGLVPLTIGLLIVGHVYLFRRHGLTPKQPIRKPDEGFWPEQVLRDAVACLAVFAAVLWFAVREHGAPLGAPADPAEQFAAARPEWYFLFLFQFLKYFPGKTEIIGAIILPTLVLLLIVAMPFLGRWRLGHRFNVGVLGVLLAGAGLLTVQAITADRADSDYQVSRRVATRDAERAVQLASAGIPITGALSVMRDDPYTQGPRIFSRNCASCHRFDGHDGMGYPLPADSISASDLKDFASRRWLSGFLHADTILSKKYWGGTYHAEGDMVGWLGDHQPETAEEKLTRQNVVFALSAQAQLPGQRAIDQRDSARIAAGREFLRNTDYGCASCHRFEDVGTDSPELTGWGSREYMIAFINDPEHPRFFGRDNDRMPSFGKEKSLSDREIAMVVDWLRNDWRMPAKPASAPKP